Part of the Kineococcus aurantiacus genome, ACGGACGTGCCGGCCGGGGCCACGGCCTTCGCCCCGCCCGCCCGCATCCTGCGACCGCAGGCGCGCGCCCAGGGAGCGCAGCGCGCCGAACCGGACCACACGCGCACCGCCTGAGCCCTGACCGCGTCAGGGCGCACGGCCACGAGGGGGGACCAACGATGACGCGCGACGCGATCCGGGACGCGCTGGCCGCCGTGGGGACCACACCGGTCCCGGCGGCCCGCGCGTGCCTGGACCTGGCCAGGGCCTTCGCCGACGCCGGCGAGCCGCGCCGCGCGGCGCAGTGGGCGTTCGCGGCCACCGACGCCGCCGTGACGGGGGCCGGTTCCGACTTCGCCACCTGGCTCGGCGCGAACCGGGTCTGGCGGTCGGTGCGCGCCGACCTCCCACCGGCCCCGCGCCGGGCGAAGGTCGCCGTGCTCGGCAGCTACACCACGACCCAGCTCACCCAGCTGCTGCCGCTGGCCTGCGCCCGCGCCGGGGTCGAGGTGGAGGTCCACGAGTGCGGGTACGGGCAGTTCCGCACCGAGCTCCTCGACCCCACCAGCGCGCTGCACGCGTTCGACCCCGACGTCGTCGTCCTCGCCGTCGACGCCGCCGCGGTCGACCTGCCGGCGACGAGCGAGGACCCCGAGGCCGCCGTCGAGGCCGAGCTGGCGAACTGGACGAGGCTGTGGGACCTGGCCACCGCGCGCTTCGGCGCCCGCGTCGTCCAGCACGGCGTCGTCCTGCCCGCCGACGTCGCCCTCGGGCACCTGGCCGTCAGGACCCCCGGTTCGCGCTACGCCGTGCTCCAGCGCTTCGCCCGGCGCCTCGGTGAGGAAGCCGGGGCCCGGGCGGCGCAGGGGATCGGCGTCGTCGACTGCGAGCGCCTGGCGGCCACGGTCGGCAAGCGGAACTGGACCGACCCGCGGTACGTGCACGCCGCCAAGCAGTCCGTGGCCCTCGGGGCGGTCCCGCTGCTGGCCCAGCACACCGCCGCCGTCATCGGCGCGCAGCTCGGCCGGTCCCGCAAGTGCCTCGTCCTCGACCTCGACGGCACGCTGTGGGGCGGGGTCCTCGGTGAGGTCGGGCCGCACGGCATCGAGGTCGGCCACGGCGCCCGCGGGGAGGCGTTCAGCGCCTTCCAGCGCTACGTCCTCGACCTCAAGGCCAAGGGCGTCGTCCTCGCCGTCAGCTCCAAGAACGACGAGGCCCACGTGCGGGAGGCGTTCGAGCGCAACCCCGACGTGCTCGTGCGCCTCGACGACATCGCCGTCCTGAAGGCGAACTGGGACGACAAACCCACCGCAGTGCGCGAGATCGCCGCGACCCTGGGCATCGGCGAGGACGCGCTCGTGTTCGTCGACGACAACCCCGCCGAGCGCGAGGCCGTGCGCGACCTGGTGCCCGGCGTCGACGTCGTCGCCCTGCCCGCCGAACCCTCCGGGTACGTCGCGGCGCTCGCGGCGTACCCGTTCTTCGAGACCGACGCCCTGACCGCGGAGGACACCGCCCGCACGGCGCAGTACCGGGCACGGGCCCGGGCCGTGCAGGCCCGGGAGCAGGCCGGGACCCTGGAGGAGTACCTGGCCTCCCTCGACATGCACGCCGAGGTCAGCGCGCTCGGCCCGGAGAACCTCGCCCGGGTCGTCCAGCTGCTCGGCAAGACCAACCAGTTCAACCTCACGACGCGCCGGCACTCGCACGCCGACGTCGAGGCGGTGGCCGCCGACCCCGCGTGGACCACGTTCGTCGTGCGCGTGCGCGACCGCTTCGCCGACCACGGGATCGTCGCGGTGCTGCTCGCGCGCCGGGAGGGCGACGTGCTCGACGTCGACTCCTGGCTCATGAGCTGCCGCGTCATCGGGCGCACGCTCGAGGACGAGGTCTTCGCGGTCCTCGTCGGGGCCGCGGAGGCGTCGGGGGCGAGGACCGTGCGGGGGACGTACGTCCCGACCGCGAAGAACGCGCAGGTCGCCGGGCTCTACGAACGGCTCGGCTGCCGGCTCGTGGGACGGGACGAGGACGGGACGACGCACTGGGAGCTGGCGCTGCCGGCCACGGTCGCGACGCCCGGCCTGGTCGCCGTCGAACGGGTCGTCGACCTGCACGGACCGGCCGTGCCGACCGCACGGGACCAGCAGGGCGAGACGGTGAGGAGCGCACGGTGAACGACGTCGACGACCGCATGCTGCAGGTGTTCCGGGAGGTGCTCGGCCGCGACGAGGTCGAGCTCACCGACTCCACGACCGCCGCGGACGTGCCGGGCTGGGACTCCCTGGCCCACATCAACATCATGTACTCCCTGGAGGCGGAGTTCGGGGTGCGGTTCTCCGACGAGCAGCTCACCTCGTTCCAGGACGTGGGGCAGCTGCGGCGCTTCCTCGTCGCCGAGGCCGGGTGAGCGCAGACGGTAGGCTCCTGTTCCCGTGGCTCTCACCATCGGCATCGTCGGACTGCCCAACGTCGGCAAGTCCACGCTCTTCAACGCCCTGACCAAGAACGACGTGCTCGCGGCGAACTACCCGTTCGCCACCATCGAGCCCAACGTCGGGGTCGTGGCGCTGCCCGACCCGCGGCTGGACAGGCTCGCGGAGGTCTTCTCCAGCGAGAAGACCGTGCCCGCGACGGTGTCCTTCGTCGACATCGCCGGGATCGTCAAGGGCGCCAGCGAGGGTGAGGGGCTGGGCAACAAGTTCCTCGCCAACATCCGCGAGGCCGACGCGATCTGCCAGGTGACGCGCGCGTTCGCCGACCCCGACGTCGTGCACGTCGCCAACCGGGTGGACCCGGCCGACGACATCGCCACGATCCACACCGAGCTGGTGCTGGCCGACCTGCAGACCCTCGAGCGCGCCGTCCCGCGCCTGGAGAAGGAGGTCAAGGGCAAGAAGACCGACGCGGCCGTGCTCAAGGCCGCCGAGGCCGCGTCCAAGGTCCTGGACTCCGGCCGTCCCCTGTCGGCCGCGACGAAGGCCGACGACGTCGACGTGGCGCTCCTGAAGGAGCTGGGGCTGCTGACCACCAAGCCGTTCATCTACGTCTTCAACGTCGACGAGACCGTCCTGGGCGACGAGGCCCGCAAGCAGGAGCTGCGCGACCTGGTGGCCCCGGCCGAGGCCGTGTTCCTCGACGCCAAGCTGGAGTCCGAGCTCGTGGAGCTGTCCGCCGAGGAGGCCGCCGAGCTGCTGGAGTCGGTGGGGCAGAACGAGTCCGGCCTGGACCAGCTCGCCCGCGTCGGCTTCGCCACGCTGGGTCTGCAGACCTACCTGACGGCCGGCCCGAAGGAGTCGCGGGCCTGGACCATCCGCAAGGGGTGGACCGCCCCGCAGGCCGCGGGCGTCATCCACACCGACTTCCAGCGCGGGTTCATCAAGGCCGAGGTCGTCTCCTTCGACGACCTGGTCGCCGCGGGGTCGATGGCCGAGGCCAAGGCCGCCGGCAAGGTGCGCATCGAGGGCAAGGAGTACGTCATGGCGGACGGGGACGTCGTGGAGTTCCGCTTCAACGTCTGACTGAGGGCCTCCGTGGGCTTCTGACCTGCAGCGATGCTTGTCAGGCGCTCGCGGAGGCCGTCCCCAGGCCGTCGAGCACCTCAGACCAGGCGTCGTCGACCGCTTTCCGGGTCCTTGCTTCGCTGTTGGGCATGAGGTGACCGTAGGTCGTCATGACCAGGGTCGCGTTCTCGTGCCCCAAGCGTTCCGCGACGGCGACCAGGCTCTCTCCGCGCTCGATGAGCACGGAGGCGTAGTGGTGGCGGAGGTCGTGGGACGTCGTCCCCTTCGGCAGCCCCGCCTTGTGGACGGCCTTCTTGAAGATCGTCGTTCCGTAGTAATCCCGGCGGTAGAACTGACCGAACCGCGTGTGGAACAGCGTGCCGTCCTCCGCGGGAGGAAAGGTGGCGATGTGCCGGCTCAGCGCTTCCGCGACCACACGGGGGAGCGGGATCGTTCGGTGCGACGTCGGGGTCTTCACGTCCACCAGCG contains:
- a CDS encoding phosphopantetheine-binding protein — protein: MNDVDDRMLQVFREVLGRDEVELTDSTTAADVPGWDSLAHINIMYSLEAEFGVRFSDEQLTSFQDVGQLRRFLVAEAG
- a CDS encoding HAD-IIIC family phosphatase, with amino-acid sequence MTRDAIRDALAAVGTTPVPAARACLDLARAFADAGEPRRAAQWAFAATDAAVTGAGSDFATWLGANRVWRSVRADLPPAPRRAKVAVLGSYTTTQLTQLLPLACARAGVEVEVHECGYGQFRTELLDPTSALHAFDPDVVVLAVDAAAVDLPATSEDPEAAVEAELANWTRLWDLATARFGARVVQHGVVLPADVALGHLAVRTPGSRYAVLQRFARRLGEEAGARAAQGIGVVDCERLAATVGKRNWTDPRYVHAAKQSVALGAVPLLAQHTAAVIGAQLGRSRKCLVLDLDGTLWGGVLGEVGPHGIEVGHGARGEAFSAFQRYVLDLKAKGVVLAVSSKNDEAHVREAFERNPDVLVRLDDIAVLKANWDDKPTAVREIAATLGIGEDALVFVDDNPAEREAVRDLVPGVDVVALPAEPSGYVAALAAYPFFETDALTAEDTARTAQYRARARAVQAREQAGTLEEYLASLDMHAEVSALGPENLARVVQLLGKTNQFNLTTRRHSHADVEAVAADPAWTTFVVRVRDRFADHGIVAVLLARREGDVLDVDSWLMSCRVIGRTLEDEVFAVLVGAAEASGARTVRGTYVPTAKNAQVAGLYERLGCRLVGRDEDGTTHWELALPATVATPGLVAVERVVDLHGPAVPTARDQQGETVRSAR
- the ychF gene encoding redox-regulated ATPase YchF, with protein sequence MALTIGIVGLPNVGKSTLFNALTKNDVLAANYPFATIEPNVGVVALPDPRLDRLAEVFSSEKTVPATVSFVDIAGIVKGASEGEGLGNKFLANIREADAICQVTRAFADPDVVHVANRVDPADDIATIHTELVLADLQTLERAVPRLEKEVKGKKTDAAVLKAAEAASKVLDSGRPLSAATKADDVDVALLKELGLLTTKPFIYVFNVDETVLGDEARKQELRDLVAPAEAVFLDAKLESELVELSAEEAAELLESVGQNESGLDQLARVGFATLGLQTYLTAGPKESRAWTIRKGWTAPQAAGVIHTDFQRGFIKAEVVSFDDLVAAGSMAEAKAAGKVRIEGKEYVMADGDVVEFRFNV